One region of Eupeodes corollae chromosome 1, idEupCoro1.1, whole genome shotgun sequence genomic DNA includes:
- the LOC129954208 gene encoding CCR4-NOT transcription complex subunit 3 isoform X7 yields the protein MAATRKLQGEIDRCLKKVAEGVETFEDIWKKVHNATNSNQKQEKYEADLKKEIKKLQRLRDQIKSWIASAEIKDKSALLENRRLIETQMERFKIVERETKTKAYSKEGLGAAQKMDPAQRIKDEARNWLTSSISSLQIQIDQYESEIESLLAGKKKRLDRDKQDRMDELRSKLDRHKFHVTKLETLLRLLDNDGVEAEQVNKIKDDVEYYIESSQEPDFEENEFIYDDIIGLDEVELSGTATTDSNNSNETGGSPSSIASGGSPVQSPPPSSQQLNNCSGSTGNTTTSSSSTTNNANNLNYSSDSTSVDITAAAVAAVAAGVASADKRNKNDTNASNKAKQPVKPTAVRANNNNNTSGKAAAGAGGDSNLNNSATSNNLNNSTAAQLSQQQQQPNKSLISSTPSKNQQQTSHASGLANSLQTNVTTSVVSSAQQQHPTSATLQQQQQQQQHSNAPSLNSSSIIQAQSVIQATPPIAFAAVAKNNTSHLENGPVHPATSYTMAAPTVASIVGSNAQQQPQHTNLQTNSSHQTSDSSTTHNNTSNNTSIGNTGSNAVTSGVSVDSGAPLVINAPSNSNSLANRISPNGIANVTNVLTNNTSRGSPGLLSPKHMNGPLNHNNNSKGLNVSVSGTQNSTDTMSTLKTMAQDAINRSGSETNMLTQVPNVDTRQQQQQGLLQQQQQQQQQQQQQSQHFSPAVTDTTANNSTTNGPTSGQGTVSLTTGIVGQNNTGSVISSKPTNEAHIPPLLGVAPLGPSPLHKDHQLQFQMMEAAYYHLPMPSDSEKLTTYIHRNPVQTPPHYPQQSQLPHYDTVEFFQRLSTETLFFVFYYMEGSKAQYLAAKALKKQSWRFHTKYMMWFQRHEEPKIINDDYEQGTYIYFDYEKWSQRKKEGFTFEYKYLEDKELN from the exons GAGAGATAGATAGGTGTCTGAAAAAGGTCGCTGAAGGAGTCGAAACATTCGAAgatatttggaaaaaagttcACAATGCAACAAACAGTAATCAGAA GCAGGAGAAATATGAAGCGGATCTTAAAAAGGAGATCAAAAAGCTGCAGCGGCTTCGCGATCAGATTAAATCATGGATTGCCTCCGCTGAAATTAAGGATAAAAGCGCCCTCTTAGAGAATAGGCGTCTCATCGAAACA CAAATGGAAAGATTTAAAATCGTTGAACGAGAGACAAAAACCAAAGCCTATTCGAAAGAAGGCCTGGGGGCGGCACAAAAAATGGATCCAGCTCAGCGTATCAAAGATGAAGCACGCAATTGGCTAACCAGTTCAATTAGTTCACTGCAAATACAAATCGATCAATACGAAAGTGAAATCGAATCGTTATTAGCAGGCAAAAAGAAACGATTAGATCGAGATAAACAAGATCGTATGGACGAATTGCGATCAAAATTAGATCGACATAAATTCCATGTTACAAAATTGGAGACCCTACTGCGATTGCTTGATAACGATGGTGTTGAGGCAGAGCAg GTAAATAAAATCAAGGATGATGTTGAATATTACATTGAATCCTCGCAAGAACCCGATTTCGAAGAGAACGAGTTTATCTACGATGACATTATTGGCTTGGATGAAGTTGAATTATCAGGCACCG CAACAACAGACAGTAACAACAGTAATGAAACTGGCGGTTCGCCAAGTAGTATAGCGTCTGGTGGCAGTCCTGTGCAATCGCCTCCACCTTCATCGCAACAGCTAAACAACTGCAGTGGCAGTACGGGCAATACAACAACCAGCAGCAGTAGCACTACAAACAATGCGAATAATCTGAACTATAGCAGTGATTCGACGTCTGTTGATataacagcagcagcagtagcggCGGTGGCAGCGGGCGTAGCGTCAGCCGATAAGCGCAATAAGAACGACACCAATGCCAGTAACAAAGCAAAA caACCTGTTAAACCTACAGCGGTACGAgctaataataacaacaataccAGCGGTAAAGCGGCTGCTGGGGCGGGAGGAGATTCGAATCTTAACAACAGTGCAACATCGAACAACCTAAATAACTCAACGGCGGCGCAATTAtcgcaacaacagcagcagccaaATAAAAGCCTAATAAGTTCAACGCCTAGCAAAAATCAACAACAGACGAGCCATGCGTCCGGTTTGGCGAATAGTTTGCAAACAAACGTGACGACTTCAGTGGTCAGTTCGGCGCAACAACAGCATCCAACATCTGCGAcgcttcaacaacaacaacagcaacaacaacattcTAATGCACCTAGTTTGAATTCTTCATCGATAATTCAGGCCCAATCTGTGATTCAAGCCACACCACCAATTGCATTTGCAGCTGTAGCTAAGAACAATACAT CACACCTGGAAAACGGCCCAGTGCATCCTGCAACATCGTACACAATGGCAGCGCCAACGGTCGCTTCGATTGTTGGATCTAATGCACAACAGCAGCCGCAACATACAAATCTTCAAACGAATTCCTCACATCAAACAAGTG attcctCAACAACGCATAACAACACTTCCAATAACACCAGCATAGGAAATACAGGTAGCAATGCGGTAACATCAGGAGTTTCGGTGGATTCAGGAGCGCCTCTAGTAATAAATGCCCCGAGTAACAGCAACAGCCTCGCAAATCGCATTTCTCCCAATGGCATTGCGAATGTAACAAATGTTCTGACAAACAACACCAGCCGAGGATCACCCGGTTTGCTGTCACCGAAACATATGAATGGTCCGTTGAATCACAACAACAATAGTAAGGGATTAAATGTATCCGTGTCCGGGACGCAAAACAGCACCGACACCATGTCCACATTGAAAACAATGGCCCAAGACGCAATCAATCGTTCTGGGTCGGAAACGAATATGCTGACGCAAGTTCCAAATGTCGATACAaggcaacagcaacaacaaggATTactgcaacagcaacaacaacaacagcagcagcaacaacaacagtcTCAGCATTTCTCACCAGCCGTAACAGACACAACTGCCAATAACAGCACCACAAATGGTCCAACATCTGGCCAGGGTACTGTTAGTTTGACAACCGGTATTGTTGGACAAAATAACACTGGCAGCGTTATAAGTAGCAAACCGACAAATGAAGCCCACATACCACCGCTGTTGGGTGTGGCACCACTTGGTCCTTCACCATTACATAAGGATCATCAATTGCAATTCCAAATGATGGAAGCAGCATACTATCATCTGCCAATGCCAAGTGATTCAGAGAAACTGACAACTTATATTCATCGGAATCCAGTGCAAACGCCGCCCCATTACCCGCAg CAGTCTCAGCTACCCCATTATGATACAGTGGAATTTTTCCAACGCTTATCAACTGAAACACTATTCTTTGTATTCTATTATATGGAAGGATCCAAGGCACAGTATCTAGCCGCTAAAGCTTTGAAAAAGCAAAGTTGGCGTTTTCATACGAAATACATGATGTGGTTCCAACGACATGAGgaaccaaaaattattaatgatGATTACGAACAG GGTACGTACATCTACTTCGACTATGAAAAATGGAGTCAACGCAAAAAGGAAGGATTCACATTTGAATACAAGTACTTAGAAGACAAGGAGTTGAATTGA
- the LOC129954208 gene encoding CCR4-NOT transcription complex subunit 3 isoform X4, with protein MAATRKLQGEIDRCLKKVAEGVETFEDIWKKVHNATNSNQKQEKYEADLKKEIKKLQRLRDQIKSWIASAEIKDKSALLENRRLIETQMERFKIVERETKTKAYSKEGLGAAQKMDPAQRIKDEARNWLTSSISSLQIQIDQYESEIESLLAGKKKRLDRDKQDRMDELRSKLDRHKFHVTKLETLLRLLDNDGVEAEQVNKIKDDVEYYIESSQEPDFEENEFIYDDIIGLDEVELSGTEGVSLGIPSSLATTDSNNSNETGGSPSSIASGGSPVQSPPPSSQQLNNCSGSTGNTTTSSSSTTNNANNLNYSSDSTSVDITAAAVAAVAAGVASADKRNKNDTNASNKAKQPVKPTAVRANNNNNTSGKAAAGAGGDSNLNNSATSNNLNNSTAAQLSQQQQQPNKSLISSTPSKNQQQTSHASGLANSLQTNVTTSVVSSAQQQHPTSATLQQQQQQQQHSNAPSLNSSSIIQAQSVIQATPPIAFAAVAKNNTSHLENGPVHPATSYTMAAPTVASIVGSNAQQQPQHTNLQTNSSHQTSDSSTTHNNTSNNTSIGNTGSNAVTSGVSVDSGAPLVINAPSNSNSLANRISPNGIANVTNVLTNNTSRGSPGLLSPKHMNGPLNHNNNSKGLNVSVSGTQNSTDTMSTLKTMAQDAINRSGSETNMLTQVPNVDTRQQQQQGLLQQQQQQQQQQQQQSQHFSPAVTDTTANNSTTNGPTSGQGTVSLTTGIVGQNNTGSVISSKPTNEAHIPPLLGVAPLGPSPLHKDHQLQFQMMEAAYYHLPMPSDSEKLTTYIHRNPVQTPPHYPQQSQLPHYDTVEFFQRLSTETLFFVFYYMEGSKAQYLAAKALKKQSWRFHTKYMMWFQRHEEPKIINDDYEQGTYIYFDYEKWSQRKKEGFTFEYKYLEDKELN; from the exons GAGAGATAGATAGGTGTCTGAAAAAGGTCGCTGAAGGAGTCGAAACATTCGAAgatatttggaaaaaagttcACAATGCAACAAACAGTAATCAGAA GCAGGAGAAATATGAAGCGGATCTTAAAAAGGAGATCAAAAAGCTGCAGCGGCTTCGCGATCAGATTAAATCATGGATTGCCTCCGCTGAAATTAAGGATAAAAGCGCCCTCTTAGAGAATAGGCGTCTCATCGAAACA CAAATGGAAAGATTTAAAATCGTTGAACGAGAGACAAAAACCAAAGCCTATTCGAAAGAAGGCCTGGGGGCGGCACAAAAAATGGATCCAGCTCAGCGTATCAAAGATGAAGCACGCAATTGGCTAACCAGTTCAATTAGTTCACTGCAAATACAAATCGATCAATACGAAAGTGAAATCGAATCGTTATTAGCAGGCAAAAAGAAACGATTAGATCGAGATAAACAAGATCGTATGGACGAATTGCGATCAAAATTAGATCGACATAAATTCCATGTTACAAAATTGGAGACCCTACTGCGATTGCTTGATAACGATGGTGTTGAGGCAGAGCAg GTAAATAAAATCAAGGATGATGTTGAATATTACATTGAATCCTCGCAAGAACCCGATTTCGAAGAGAACGAGTTTATCTACGATGACATTATTGGCTTGGATGAAGTTGAATTATCAGGCACCG AAGGTGTTTCCCTTGGTATTCCATCATCATTAGCAACAACAGACAGTAACAACAGTAATGAAACTGGCGGTTCGCCAAGTAGTATAGCGTCTGGTGGCAGTCCTGTGCAATCGCCTCCACCTTCATCGCAACAGCTAAACAACTGCAGTGGCAGTACGGGCAATACAACAACCAGCAGCAGTAGCACTACAAACAATGCGAATAATCTGAACTATAGCAGTGATTCGACGTCTGTTGATataacagcagcagcagtagcggCGGTGGCAGCGGGCGTAGCGTCAGCCGATAAGCGCAATAAGAACGACACCAATGCCAGTAACAAAGCAAAA caACCTGTTAAACCTACAGCGGTACGAgctaataataacaacaataccAGCGGTAAAGCGGCTGCTGGGGCGGGAGGAGATTCGAATCTTAACAACAGTGCAACATCGAACAACCTAAATAACTCAACGGCGGCGCAATTAtcgcaacaacagcagcagccaaATAAAAGCCTAATAAGTTCAACGCCTAGCAAAAATCAACAACAGACGAGCCATGCGTCCGGTTTGGCGAATAGTTTGCAAACAAACGTGACGACTTCAGTGGTCAGTTCGGCGCAACAACAGCATCCAACATCTGCGAcgcttcaacaacaacaacagcaacaacaacattcTAATGCACCTAGTTTGAATTCTTCATCGATAATTCAGGCCCAATCTGTGATTCAAGCCACACCACCAATTGCATTTGCAGCTGTAGCTAAGAACAATACAT CACACCTGGAAAACGGCCCAGTGCATCCTGCAACATCGTACACAATGGCAGCGCCAACGGTCGCTTCGATTGTTGGATCTAATGCACAACAGCAGCCGCAACATACAAATCTTCAAACGAATTCCTCACATCAAACAAGTG attcctCAACAACGCATAACAACACTTCCAATAACACCAGCATAGGAAATACAGGTAGCAATGCGGTAACATCAGGAGTTTCGGTGGATTCAGGAGCGCCTCTAGTAATAAATGCCCCGAGTAACAGCAACAGCCTCGCAAATCGCATTTCTCCCAATGGCATTGCGAATGTAACAAATGTTCTGACAAACAACACCAGCCGAGGATCACCCGGTTTGCTGTCACCGAAACATATGAATGGTCCGTTGAATCACAACAACAATAGTAAGGGATTAAATGTATCCGTGTCCGGGACGCAAAACAGCACCGACACCATGTCCACATTGAAAACAATGGCCCAAGACGCAATCAATCGTTCTGGGTCGGAAACGAATATGCTGACGCAAGTTCCAAATGTCGATACAaggcaacagcaacaacaaggATTactgcaacagcaacaacaacaacagcagcagcaacaacaacagtcTCAGCATTTCTCACCAGCCGTAACAGACACAACTGCCAATAACAGCACCACAAATGGTCCAACATCTGGCCAGGGTACTGTTAGTTTGACAACCGGTATTGTTGGACAAAATAACACTGGCAGCGTTATAAGTAGCAAACCGACAAATGAAGCCCACATACCACCGCTGTTGGGTGTGGCACCACTTGGTCCTTCACCATTACATAAGGATCATCAATTGCAATTCCAAATGATGGAAGCAGCATACTATCATCTGCCAATGCCAAGTGATTCAGAGAAACTGACAACTTATATTCATCGGAATCCAGTGCAAACGCCGCCCCATTACCCGCAg CAGTCTCAGCTACCCCATTATGATACAGTGGAATTTTTCCAACGCTTATCAACTGAAACACTATTCTTTGTATTCTATTATATGGAAGGATCCAAGGCACAGTATCTAGCCGCTAAAGCTTTGAAAAAGCAAAGTTGGCGTTTTCATACGAAATACATGATGTGGTTCCAACGACATGAGgaaccaaaaattattaatgatGATTACGAACAG GGTACGTACATCTACTTCGACTATGAAAAATGGAGTCAACGCAAAAAGGAAGGATTCACATTTGAATACAAGTACTTAGAAGACAAGGAGTTGAATTGA
- the LOC129954208 gene encoding CCR4-NOT transcription complex subunit 3 isoform X6, producing the protein MAATRKLQGEIDRCLKKVAEGVETFEDIWKKVHNATNSNQKQEKYEADLKKEIKKLQRLRDQIKSWIASAEIKDKSALLENRRLIETQMERFKIVERETKTKAYSKEGLGAAQKMDPAQRIKDEARNWLTSSISSLQIQIDQYESEIESLLAGKKKRLDRDKQDRMDELRSKLDRHKFHVTKLETLLRLLDNDGVEAEQVNINNIVNKIKDDVEYYIESSQEPDFEENEFIYDDIIGLDEVELSGTATTDSNNSNETGGSPSSIASGGSPVQSPPPSSQQLNNCSGSTGNTTTSSSSTTNNANNLNYSSDSTSVDITAAAVAAVAAGVASADKRNKNDTNASNKAKQPVKPTAVRANNNNNTSGKAAAGAGGDSNLNNSATSNNLNNSTAAQLSQQQQQPNKSLISSTPSKNQQQTSHASGLANSLQTNVTTSVVSSAQQQHPTSATLQQQQQQQQHSNAPSLNSSSIIQAQSVIQATPPIAFAAVAKNNTSHLENGPVHPATSYTMAAPTVASIVGSNAQQQPQHTNLQTNSSHQTSDSSTTHNNTSNNTSIGNTGSNAVTSGVSVDSGAPLVINAPSNSNSLANRISPNGIANVTNVLTNNTSRGSPGLLSPKHMNGPLNHNNNSKGLNVSVSGTQNSTDTMSTLKTMAQDAINRSGSETNMLTQVPNVDTRQQQQQGLLQQQQQQQQQQQQQSQHFSPAVTDTTANNSTTNGPTSGQGTVSLTTGIVGQNNTGSVISSKPTNEAHIPPLLGVAPLGPSPLHKDHQLQFQMMEAAYYHLPMPSDSEKLTTYIHRNPVQTPPHYPQQSQLPHYDTVEFFQRLSTETLFFVFYYMEGSKAQYLAAKALKKQSWRFHTKYMMWFQRHEEPKIINDDYEQGTYIYFDYEKWSQRKKEGFTFEYKYLEDKELN; encoded by the exons GAGAGATAGATAGGTGTCTGAAAAAGGTCGCTGAAGGAGTCGAAACATTCGAAgatatttggaaaaaagttcACAATGCAACAAACAGTAATCAGAA GCAGGAGAAATATGAAGCGGATCTTAAAAAGGAGATCAAAAAGCTGCAGCGGCTTCGCGATCAGATTAAATCATGGATTGCCTCCGCTGAAATTAAGGATAAAAGCGCCCTCTTAGAGAATAGGCGTCTCATCGAAACA CAAATGGAAAGATTTAAAATCGTTGAACGAGAGACAAAAACCAAAGCCTATTCGAAAGAAGGCCTGGGGGCGGCACAAAAAATGGATCCAGCTCAGCGTATCAAAGATGAAGCACGCAATTGGCTAACCAGTTCAATTAGTTCACTGCAAATACAAATCGATCAATACGAAAGTGAAATCGAATCGTTATTAGCAGGCAAAAAGAAACGATTAGATCGAGATAAACAAGATCGTATGGACGAATTGCGATCAAAATTAGATCGACATAAATTCCATGTTACAAAATTGGAGACCCTACTGCGATTGCTTGATAACGATGGTGTTGAGGCAGAGCAggtaaatataaacaacatt GTAAATAAAATCAAGGATGATGTTGAATATTACATTGAATCCTCGCAAGAACCCGATTTCGAAGAGAACGAGTTTATCTACGATGACATTATTGGCTTGGATGAAGTTGAATTATCAGGCACCG CAACAACAGACAGTAACAACAGTAATGAAACTGGCGGTTCGCCAAGTAGTATAGCGTCTGGTGGCAGTCCTGTGCAATCGCCTCCACCTTCATCGCAACAGCTAAACAACTGCAGTGGCAGTACGGGCAATACAACAACCAGCAGCAGTAGCACTACAAACAATGCGAATAATCTGAACTATAGCAGTGATTCGACGTCTGTTGATataacagcagcagcagtagcggCGGTGGCAGCGGGCGTAGCGTCAGCCGATAAGCGCAATAAGAACGACACCAATGCCAGTAACAAAGCAAAA caACCTGTTAAACCTACAGCGGTACGAgctaataataacaacaataccAGCGGTAAAGCGGCTGCTGGGGCGGGAGGAGATTCGAATCTTAACAACAGTGCAACATCGAACAACCTAAATAACTCAACGGCGGCGCAATTAtcgcaacaacagcagcagccaaATAAAAGCCTAATAAGTTCAACGCCTAGCAAAAATCAACAACAGACGAGCCATGCGTCCGGTTTGGCGAATAGTTTGCAAACAAACGTGACGACTTCAGTGGTCAGTTCGGCGCAACAACAGCATCCAACATCTGCGAcgcttcaacaacaacaacagcaacaacaacattcTAATGCACCTAGTTTGAATTCTTCATCGATAATTCAGGCCCAATCTGTGATTCAAGCCACACCACCAATTGCATTTGCAGCTGTAGCTAAGAACAATACAT CACACCTGGAAAACGGCCCAGTGCATCCTGCAACATCGTACACAATGGCAGCGCCAACGGTCGCTTCGATTGTTGGATCTAATGCACAACAGCAGCCGCAACATACAAATCTTCAAACGAATTCCTCACATCAAACAAGTG attcctCAACAACGCATAACAACACTTCCAATAACACCAGCATAGGAAATACAGGTAGCAATGCGGTAACATCAGGAGTTTCGGTGGATTCAGGAGCGCCTCTAGTAATAAATGCCCCGAGTAACAGCAACAGCCTCGCAAATCGCATTTCTCCCAATGGCATTGCGAATGTAACAAATGTTCTGACAAACAACACCAGCCGAGGATCACCCGGTTTGCTGTCACCGAAACATATGAATGGTCCGTTGAATCACAACAACAATAGTAAGGGATTAAATGTATCCGTGTCCGGGACGCAAAACAGCACCGACACCATGTCCACATTGAAAACAATGGCCCAAGACGCAATCAATCGTTCTGGGTCGGAAACGAATATGCTGACGCAAGTTCCAAATGTCGATACAaggcaacagcaacaacaaggATTactgcaacagcaacaacaacaacagcagcagcaacaacaacagtcTCAGCATTTCTCACCAGCCGTAACAGACACAACTGCCAATAACAGCACCACAAATGGTCCAACATCTGGCCAGGGTACTGTTAGTTTGACAACCGGTATTGTTGGACAAAATAACACTGGCAGCGTTATAAGTAGCAAACCGACAAATGAAGCCCACATACCACCGCTGTTGGGTGTGGCACCACTTGGTCCTTCACCATTACATAAGGATCATCAATTGCAATTCCAAATGATGGAAGCAGCATACTATCATCTGCCAATGCCAAGTGATTCAGAGAAACTGACAACTTATATTCATCGGAATCCAGTGCAAACGCCGCCCCATTACCCGCAg CAGTCTCAGCTACCCCATTATGATACAGTGGAATTTTTCCAACGCTTATCAACTGAAACACTATTCTTTGTATTCTATTATATGGAAGGATCCAAGGCACAGTATCTAGCCGCTAAAGCTTTGAAAAAGCAAAGTTGGCGTTTTCATACGAAATACATGATGTGGTTCCAACGACATGAGgaaccaaaaattattaatgatGATTACGAACAG GGTACGTACATCTACTTCGACTATGAAAAATGGAGTCAACGCAAAAAGGAAGGATTCACATTTGAATACAAGTACTTAGAAGACAAGGAGTTGAATTGA
- the LOC129954208 gene encoding CCR4-NOT transcription complex subunit 3 isoform X10, translating to MAATRKLQGEIDRCLKKVAEGVETFEDIWKKVHNATNSNQKQEKYEADLKKEIKKLQRLRDQIKSWIASAEIKDKSALLENRRLIETQMERFKIVERETKTKAYSKEGLGAAQKMDPAQRIKDEARNWLTSSISSLQIQIDQYESEIESLLAGKKKRLDRDKQDRMDELRSKLDRHKFHVTKLETLLRLLDNDGVEAEQVNKIKDDVEYYIESSQEPDFEENEFIYDDIIGLDEVELSGTATTDSNNSNETGGSPSSIASGGSPVQSPPPSSQQLNNCSGSTGNTTTSSSSTTNNANNLNYSSDSTSVDITAAAVAAVAAGVASADKRNKNDTNASNKAKQPVKPTAVRANNNNNTSGKAAAGAGGDSNLNNSATSNNLNNSTAAQLSQQQQQPNKSLISSTPSKNQQQTSHASGLANSLQTNVTTSVVSSAQQQHPTSATLQQQQQQQQHSNAPSLNSSSIIQAQSVIQATPPIAFAAVAKNNTSHLENGPVHPATSYTMAAPTVASIVGSNAQQQPQHTNLQTNSSHQTSDSSTTHNNTSNNTSIGNTGSNAVTSGVSVDSGAPLVINAPSNSNSLANRISPNGIANVTNVLTNNTSRGSPGLLSPKHMNGPLNHNNNSKGLNVSVSGTQNSTDTMSTLKTMAQDAINRSGSETNMLTQVPNVDTRQQQQQGLLQQQQQQQQQQQQQSQHFSPAVTDTTANNSTTNGPTSGQGTVSLTTGIVGQNNTGSVISSKPTNEAHIPPLLGVAPLGPSPLHKDHQLQFQMMEAAYYHLPMPSDSEKLTTYIHRNPVQTPPHYPQSQLPHYDTVEFFQRLSTETLFFVFYYMEGSKAQYLAAKALKKQSWRFHTKYMMWFQRHEEPKIINDDYEQGTYIYFDYEKWSQRKKEGFTFEYKYLEDKELN from the exons GAGAGATAGATAGGTGTCTGAAAAAGGTCGCTGAAGGAGTCGAAACATTCGAAgatatttggaaaaaagttcACAATGCAACAAACAGTAATCAGAA GCAGGAGAAATATGAAGCGGATCTTAAAAAGGAGATCAAAAAGCTGCAGCGGCTTCGCGATCAGATTAAATCATGGATTGCCTCCGCTGAAATTAAGGATAAAAGCGCCCTCTTAGAGAATAGGCGTCTCATCGAAACA CAAATGGAAAGATTTAAAATCGTTGAACGAGAGACAAAAACCAAAGCCTATTCGAAAGAAGGCCTGGGGGCGGCACAAAAAATGGATCCAGCTCAGCGTATCAAAGATGAAGCACGCAATTGGCTAACCAGTTCAATTAGTTCACTGCAAATACAAATCGATCAATACGAAAGTGAAATCGAATCGTTATTAGCAGGCAAAAAGAAACGATTAGATCGAGATAAACAAGATCGTATGGACGAATTGCGATCAAAATTAGATCGACATAAATTCCATGTTACAAAATTGGAGACCCTACTGCGATTGCTTGATAACGATGGTGTTGAGGCAGAGCAg GTAAATAAAATCAAGGATGATGTTGAATATTACATTGAATCCTCGCAAGAACCCGATTTCGAAGAGAACGAGTTTATCTACGATGACATTATTGGCTTGGATGAAGTTGAATTATCAGGCACCG CAACAACAGACAGTAACAACAGTAATGAAACTGGCGGTTCGCCAAGTAGTATAGCGTCTGGTGGCAGTCCTGTGCAATCGCCTCCACCTTCATCGCAACAGCTAAACAACTGCAGTGGCAGTACGGGCAATACAACAACCAGCAGCAGTAGCACTACAAACAATGCGAATAATCTGAACTATAGCAGTGATTCGACGTCTGTTGATataacagcagcagcagtagcggCGGTGGCAGCGGGCGTAGCGTCAGCCGATAAGCGCAATAAGAACGACACCAATGCCAGTAACAAAGCAAAA caACCTGTTAAACCTACAGCGGTACGAgctaataataacaacaataccAGCGGTAAAGCGGCTGCTGGGGCGGGAGGAGATTCGAATCTTAACAACAGTGCAACATCGAACAACCTAAATAACTCAACGGCGGCGCAATTAtcgcaacaacagcagcagccaaATAAAAGCCTAATAAGTTCAACGCCTAGCAAAAATCAACAACAGACGAGCCATGCGTCCGGTTTGGCGAATAGTTTGCAAACAAACGTGACGACTTCAGTGGTCAGTTCGGCGCAACAACAGCATCCAACATCTGCGAcgcttcaacaacaacaacagcaacaacaacattcTAATGCACCTAGTTTGAATTCTTCATCGATAATTCAGGCCCAATCTGTGATTCAAGCCACACCACCAATTGCATTTGCAGCTGTAGCTAAGAACAATACAT CACACCTGGAAAACGGCCCAGTGCATCCTGCAACATCGTACACAATGGCAGCGCCAACGGTCGCTTCGATTGTTGGATCTAATGCACAACAGCAGCCGCAACATACAAATCTTCAAACGAATTCCTCACATCAAACAAGTG attcctCAACAACGCATAACAACACTTCCAATAACACCAGCATAGGAAATACAGGTAGCAATGCGGTAACATCAGGAGTTTCGGTGGATTCAGGAGCGCCTCTAGTAATAAATGCCCCGAGTAACAGCAACAGCCTCGCAAATCGCATTTCTCCCAATGGCATTGCGAATGTAACAAATGTTCTGACAAACAACACCAGCCGAGGATCACCCGGTTTGCTGTCACCGAAACATATGAATGGTCCGTTGAATCACAACAACAATAGTAAGGGATTAAATGTATCCGTGTCCGGGACGCAAAACAGCACCGACACCATGTCCACATTGAAAACAATGGCCCAAGACGCAATCAATCGTTCTGGGTCGGAAACGAATATGCTGACGCAAGTTCCAAATGTCGATACAaggcaacagcaacaacaaggATTactgcaacagcaacaacaacaacagcagcagcaacaacaacagtcTCAGCATTTCTCACCAGCCGTAACAGACACAACTGCCAATAACAGCACCACAAATGGTCCAACATCTGGCCAGGGTACTGTTAGTTTGACAACCGGTATTGTTGGACAAAATAACACTGGCAGCGTTATAAGTAGCAAACCGACAAATGAAGCCCACATACCACCGCTGTTGGGTGTGGCACCACTTGGTCCTTCACCATTACATAAGGATCATCAATTGCAATTCCAAATGATGGAAGCAGCATACTATCATCTGCCAATGCCAAGTGATTCAGAGAAACTGACAACTTATATTCATCGGAATCCAGTGCAAACGCCGCCCCATTACCCGCAg TCTCAGCTACCCCATTATGATACAGTGGAATTTTTCCAACGCTTATCAACTGAAACACTATTCTTTGTATTCTATTATATGGAAGGATCCAAGGCACAGTATCTAGCCGCTAAAGCTTTGAAAAAGCAAAGTTGGCGTTTTCATACGAAATACATGATGTGGTTCCAACGACATGAGgaaccaaaaattattaatgatGATTACGAACAG GGTACGTACATCTACTTCGACTATGAAAAATGGAGTCAACGCAAAAAGGAAGGATTCACATTTGAATACAAGTACTTAGAAGACAAGGAGTTGAATTGA